The nucleotide sequence ATACTTGGGCAAAAGTCGAGAACGCTGATTAATGTAGCTATTGTTGAAAGTGAGTTCGCTTTCGCGAAAGCGAAACATACTCAAACATTTCACGATTTAAAAGCGTTGAATTCTTCATTCTGTCATTCTCTAGCTCTTGCGGTACAAGGCTTTTGATGATAACCTGTGATAAAATCCGCTGGGTTTTAACAAGAATTTTAGGTAATTCTGAATTTTGGGATTGATTTAATAGTTTTTGCCTGTAAGGTTAACGACCCATTAACGAACCTCGCATTTGTCTGCTTTATCTTTGTAATCAACAATTAATCAATTTAATATTACAAAAATGGCAAAGTCAGGAAACGCAATTATAGCATTAGCAGCAGGTGCTGCAATAGGAGCAGTAGCAGCTTTATTATACGCACCAGATAGTGGTGAGAAAACCAGAAAAAAATTAACGAGACAAGCAAAAAAGACTCAATCTGACATTGAGAAGAAAACTCGTGAGACTTACAACAGTTTGACCCACAAGGCAACTGAATTGAAAGGAACCGTAAGCGAGCGCATCGACAGTGCTT is from Nonlabens sp. YIK11 and encodes:
- a CDS encoding YtxH domain-containing protein — encoded protein: MAKSGNAIIALAAGAAIGAVAALLYAPDSGEKTRKKLTRQAKKTQSDIEKKTRETYNSLTHKATELKGTVSERIDSALSSASYKADDAIVALEDKLEQLRAKNAKLQKPGTVQEAVDKVKANV